AATGGCACTTCCATGCAATTATACTTTCCTTTCCCTTTTGGCAAAGGTACATTGCTTCATCGTGATCATCATCGTTGATGAAGGTCACATTACTTACGAGTTTTTCTATTTCCTCCAAGGTAGATTCTAGACCTTTGCACTCAGAGCATCTTTCACCATGCACGTGATCACAGGATTTCTTGTGGTCTTTTTCTGCTGGGTCGCTTAGAGCATATACACTACAATGACTGGGAACATTGCATTTCTCACTGATGTGAACCTACACAAAGCAAAGGGAAACGTATACCATTAACATCATTCATCAATTCCGTGCCTTTGCAATCACGTCCAGTTGAGAGAATCCCAGCAACCGTAGCGAGGGGGGTGGGGATGGGGAGAGGGTGCCCGTGGCTCTCCTAATATTTTCGGAACAAACCAATTTTTGTTCTATGTATGAACAGTATCGTGGTGAAGAGGTACACAGAGGATACGTGTGCTGCCAAATGCTTGTTGCTTTTAATCAAATCCTATTATCAAGTGCATGCTGGTTTACCTTCAGTACAAATTTAAACAATACCATATAAAGCATGATGAACCGAGCATTTGTTTATTAAACCACAATGTACAATGTCCGCTATTTGAGAAAAGGGCTATGGGAAGGTGCCCCTGTATGATCGACGCCTCGCTCATGGAAGTTCATTTGATGTGGGATTTGTAGTCATATATGTactgacaaaaataaaagtacctTAAAATCTCCTTTCAAGTACTGTTTTCCAGCTTTCAAGGATTCTTGTAGATTTGCAACCTCATCTTCAGAAGCACCAAGTGACAACGTCTTTCCTAGAACTTCGGATAAGTCTTCAAATCCCCTTGCGCCTTCAGCTGCAAAATAATCAAGGCCTTGTAGGGATTTGCGCAAGGAGGCACTGCACTCCAATAGAATGCGTATCATGGTACTTTCACTGAATGGTTCGAAGCCTATCTCGGCACAATACTGCTTGTACTGCTTAACAATATGCTGTGGGATGATTGTTCTTATAACGTTGGGTACAGCAAGAATTTCACCAGAGGAAAGCTTTAGGTTCTTCTCACCAAAGGGCAAATCTTGTACGATGTGCGGGCTTGTAATAAAAGCCAAGAAGTGATCCAGTTGTTTTCTTTCGATGCGCAGGCGTGTTACAAGATTTACTTGTACTGGAGTAGCACGACCATACTGTAGGCGGTGCAGGTTTGCAGTGGTAAATCGATACTGTGTTAGCCCTGGGATAAATCCTTGTATCTCCTTGAAGGTTGCCACCCCTGTCATTATGGAAAGGATTTGTTGACGGGAATCccaacttgaaacatttttgtaAGCTTCAGACAGAGCTTCCAGGTAGTTAACTTGAGATTGGGAGAGTTGGGATGCACCAGGGAGCGTATTCATTATCGGCGATGATTTTACTTTATTCCATAAATCATGGCTATGACCAGGGTACAGTACTGATAGGACATTGCATACAACATCGCAAGCGCGTTTGGTGTAGCGTTGTCGAGTTTTCTCACTCGCTTTGTCCCAGGCAATCCATGGACGTCCTAGTGGTTCAATATTGCATTCCTCAAGAAATCCATTAAGTTTCGACTTCTTTTTGTTGGACTTTTCGTCAGATGAAGATCCTGTGCTACCAGTATCGGTGTCAGAGGGAAGGAATGTCTCATCTTGGACATGAAGTAACTGCTTTACTTGTGTCGCTAGCTCTTCATCAGTACTATCCCTCCCCTGAAAATAGTGTAATAGTTTCATTTTTATCCATGTTATGTTATTAATCATGAATGAGAGAACGAATGGAATGAATGAGAGAACGAACGAATGACTAAGTCATCAACCTTGACTGACTGCCGGGTTGTTTGACTAATTGATCGGGCAATGATCAAGTGGTCGGTATACTTATCCGCGATATTGGATTTCATATGTGTTGCCTATCAAACTTCAAAGAAGCCGTTGGCCTGCCGCAGAGCTgtccaattttcttttgtaaacatTAACTTTTTATAAAGACATTCTAAAAGAGAAAATCCCTTGAAACGCGCAGGATTTGGGTAATTGATGGATACTGTGATTCTCCCCTGGCCATAAAAACTGTGTTTTCGAAGATAGGAATGATTCATTACGTTTATATCCGGTGAAAGGTATTTACCTGCTGATCTGCCCCAGCTCCACTGTTATCTAGTTCTGTTACTTCACTATCACTTGGTAAAACGATTTCTGGAATTTCACCTGGTGTCGCTGCATGTTCCTCAAGTACATGTAGTTGGTTGATATGAGTCTTACAACGCCTACAGATAACTTAGTAGAAAAATACCAACCAAGGGTTAAAATTAAGATATATGCCGTTTGACAGTAAATTATTTAGACACAGATATAAACTTACGGGTTCCAAATGGTATTAGTCTTCGAGTTGTTGAGAAAATAATTTCAGACTCTTTACTAGTGATACCACGATCTCCTTTTGCATTAGCAGTCTTATGTCCCGCTACATCTCTGGGGATAGGACAGTTTTTTCTACCACACCTCCAGCCAACTCCATTGTTATTGCGGTGTGACGGGCAAATAGTCAGAGTGTCATATGCATGGCACTCGAGCtcttcctttttgaaaattcctgcacaaaagaattaatatttttaaattgCCAAGActtaaattcaattcaattttttttacatttcaattCAATTCCAATTTAAAATAAACGCTTGAAAAATATGCCAACACTTACCAGCTCTGCAAAGCAACAACTTTTGCTCGCTGTTGACTGCGGCATCAAAAGTGTTACAGAATCGTAGGTGAGAGGTAACGTCTTTCTTGCAATCTTTTAAAGCAATGCAATCCACATCTTTAGGGTATTTCCAGTGTGGACCACACGGGGTATCAGATTCAATCAAGGACGAATAGCCACACTGAGCCATTGCATGCTCTTCACAGTAAACTTGTTTCTTTGACCTTTATGACAGTAGTAGTTGCCCTTGTAATGTGAGATCCAGGAAACAGTATGCTAATGAACTCATCAGAACAAAGCCCATTCAAAGTCCATATTTAGGTGGATACATAGGAAATAATGCAGCAAAACGACCAATTGTTCTCATTTGTCGATAAATACTATATTCTAggttgtttttaaaaagaatatcggaaaaactagtggatcaagaatctaaggttgtacgtgacaggcaagatgatacTGTGTTACGTGACCATCTACACTGTCTGCAAGGCTACTTGACCCTTTTTCCGGTCAAGTATACTCATTTAATTATCTCAAACGCAGAGATACCTTCTAAGAGTAAAAAGGAATCGTTTCTTGCTGTTATTTTAGAaaaagtaaaccataaactCAAGACCGTGATGCTCGATTCATTATATATTCATGTATTCTTGAGCTtacgattgctgtaaatactcctagcgtctttagttctagaagctagataatttacgggccaaaaacgatacttggtacgaCGAAAGTCCATGgatatggctttcaaaagatattaaaatttatgtaaaaaaatatatactctcttcaataGAGCGTCGCAAAatagccttaattttgtcctcgaagcttatagctccttgttgcttgaagttcATGGCCGATATCTTAGCTTTaattcaacacatttcaaagcattttacatctttggaaacataaagggatgaaaaatgcacagacaaaatttcaatgccataggATTTTTTCGTAGAGCACGAGGACTCCCTAAACATGCCTATCTTTTCGAaaataaagtcgccgaaaaatgaCTGTCGGCGGTTCTTTCCAACTTTcgtgaattttgaaaaaaataaaaatcgccagactttttggacatgcatttcgaagactacccacccaaaggtatcttttggtaaaataaaatggaatttgattttttggttctgtccggcgattctcgacccttaccgacattcgctcttaagaaTGTATCATTTGCCAGATATGTTCTTAATTCTCAATATGCCTGGGTAGACTCACTATGTTTTGGGCGGTCACCTTAAAACCACCAACGTTAGCGAGGCCAAGAGTGGGAGAGTTAGAAACTTCATTTATGTGAGAAACATGCATAACTAAGGGATGACATAGTTTTGGTACGACCTTAGCTGATTTGAATAATACCATTGGAATGACTGCCAAATATCAGTCTAAAGGTATTACAAACTGGCTGCTCGCACAGTCACTTACACTGTCTATACCTCTCCATCCTCTAGTTTACTGTATGACCCTGATTCGTATACACTTAAACAAAGGCGTACGAATCATTTGGTAGTTACTATAATTTTATACAAAGTGATCAATGGTCTCTTTCCAATTCACCTCTgtgacatttttcaaaatacttcGCAAGTTCATTCCCATGAGTTAAGGGGTTCAGACataaatttgtaaatttgttCAATCTCAGACTGCTTTCTGAAGCACAGAAACATAGTTTTCAATATCAAGGTGCTACACTGTGGGACAGCCTTCCCATTCAAGCAAAAAATCGAGCTACACTTACTTCCTTTGAGGTATCCCTGCCAGCATAAccattatttttttacttttattattcTGGTAAAATTGTACATAAGCTAATTTTAGCTGGTTTACCCTCATATCATATGATTAAATAATAGTAAACACACAGCTTGATGGAGGAGCATGTTTTATTTGAATTAATACCATGTATATCGTCTCAGGTCCCTGTTTCGTATCAAACCCTTACTTTGCTACTCTTATCATGTGTTTAAGGCATTAGGACTTCcacacaacaaaaaaagaaattaaagtaaagCTAAACCAAAAgtcctgtttttctttctttagtaCACTTTTTGACATGAattcagcacaaagttttaaGAGGATCTATTTGAATGGACTAAATTATTAAATACTGTAAGAGATGCCTTAATTAAATTAACTATCCAAAAAGCAGTCTTTTGGGAACCTAATACAGTGTCACAATCCATAAAATGCTGACTGAACCAAAATTTCTCTGCAAATAAGCTGAATGAAACTATGCAACAGTATTCATTTACTGCtcattttaaaatggtgtcCTCTGTTGAGAAACAAATTGTTCCGGAGATCAGAGTCTGTGGATTTAAAAACTTTCCAGCAAATTATATACTTTAAGTCATGCAATATATTTCAAAATGTTGAATAACAGAGTAAGTCGACTTCATTCTCACCTTATTCACTTTGTTCTAAATTTATATTATTGTTCCTTTTACTGGGTTGATCCCATTTTGACCTCTTTATATTCATCATCATTGTTCAATGCATGTCCTCAAGTTGCCTACCACGGTTTTGTTATTTTCAGCCACAAATGTGTTACTCAGTTGCTATTTTTGTTAGAGCTTCTTCCTGtgcatgattttgttttccACTCTCTTTCCCCACTCTTTCACACTAACCTTCATTCTTTTAGATGAGTAACCACCAAATATGTTTTTTGATGAAGATTCTGATACTTTGAGTAATTCAACAATTCGGACACAGTGAAAGTAGTTAATATctgacaaaacaagaaaaaaactcagtcaaaacaatgaaaaaagaacTGCACTATCAGATGACAGTCACTTTgtaaaaacaaacacaatgcaaGAGTGCTtgttaaaggcccacattcacccaaaatgcattgcgcttcgcgctcggtaaatctgaatttcgtgtgacacaaaactttcaaaccttctaaaagatctgttatcatcatattttttcattacaatcagaTCCTGCACATATGcgttaatccgcctgtgtaaatacgttccctgttcaacattctatagttttcctgtgttattttgtatacatattcggtgtaaatttagaaaaattagtcgttacaagttGACGAGTACAAGATGAGATGGtggccttttcgaacagcttgagtgcgttcagccaatcagatcacgcgtttggacaataaagagattcaaaacataaacaaacgaccgcaatgagtcttggatgaaggtgggcctttaatgtTATGCAGCAAAAGGAAATAGCAAGGGTAATTATGTTGAAAAATCACCACATATGGCTGTAAACAAGCCATCATTAAACAACCACGAACCAATTAATGTAAACCTTTACTAACACTTACACTCTTTCcataataaaatttaaattacaTTTACACGCAACTAGTAAGTGAAAGTTGCATTTTGtggtttaatttttaatatctCAAACTCTCTGTCATTGCCAACCTGTAGTAAAATAAACATATCATTAGCTACACAAGGCtgatttaaaaatttaatcaaaCCTACATGCTCCAGAAAGCAGTTGAGTGATTTCCTCCACAGGTGGCATGTCCTGGATtgctgcattaattttatgtctTATTTCTAATACTGCACCTTGCCATTTTATGTCACAGTGCCTTCTATCCAACAGCCAGTCTGTTGAGTTAAATCAAAGTTGAATTAGGTAACCATGGCTTGAGAAGGCAGGCCAAAAGCAGCATTCTTTAGAATGTGACATCTTTGCTCATTTATCACAACTGTTAATTTTTGGAGCTGTTGTTAAATTTTACCCTTTTCCCATTCAGATATGATCTTCCTCTCTAGTTTACTTTTATCCTAACACAAATGTAGTTAATTACAGGGCATATAATTAGTTTACTATATTTTGCCCTTTCTACTTCTTCCGTTACTGTACATATTTACTAAACATTTACTAAACATATTCTTGTATGTTAAGAGGAAGtggaaaattaataaataaaataacaaactATGATCTTTGAACTGTACTGTGCCCCTGACTAAAAAGGTGCACCTCAGTGCACATGGTCACTTCTTTCGGATAATAGCAGTATACGATCATTACCTGTCAAAATAACATTTtctaaataaattattttgcagGACTGTGAAATCgtaaaaagattatttttgtgCATGCAATTAAGCAAATGCAAGAATATAGCAATATAATAGTTGAAAGAGCAGATTTTAGCTTTATCATACCAAACCAAGTATGTgaacaatgaatttttttttattttttgatttgtCTTGTTCAAGGGTGCACTTTTGCTACTTTTTATTATCTTAGATTTCTATCAACATATACGATGTGTACATATTTTTAGGTTATATTTTATATTCTAGACTCCACATTGTCCAGGCTGTGCCGACAATGTTAACTATATACGCTCAATGATTTTACCAATATTAATGTAAGTAATAGAATGTAAATACCATAATagtatatatattataatattgttattattattattattattattattattattattattattattatcattagaaTTTTAAGAGGGAAGTATATATGCAAGGTAACAGATGCATtaaaagcaatgacaaaaacaataatttattgaggAAAGATTAGGAATGAAGagctgaggaaaaaaaagaaacaagaatgaCAATGATGGAGAGAATGTAAGAATCAGAAAGATTACCGTAAGTCAAAACTAAAATAACAAAGACATGATAGCAAGAATGACAAATGAAATACATAAGAGACAGAATATGTAAAAagttacaaagaaagaaaattatggAGATAAGAGACAATAACATGTTCCAAGAGGACCAAGGATACAGTATTTCTACAGAAGTAATAAGACAATacaagaaagcaaaggaaaactCCCAGAAATGGAAAAGTTTGTGACCTTCTGCACTGGTAAAAAGTTAGATGAGAGTACAACATCACATAAAGAAGGGACGGAGACAGTATAGTGCAAAAGGTCACCAACATTGCTGGGATGGACATCATGGAAGAAACATTACAATAGATGGTGAGGAAAAGAAATAATACTTCTTCCTGATTGGTCAGCACCAGGGGCTGATGgaatataaaaattaattactggTGGAAGAAATTTAATGCAGTAAGAAAGTCAGTGTTGGCAAGTATGAATAGATGGATTGAAGACCCAGAGCAGCATTGCTAATATCAAAAACAGATGTGTATTAAGAGGCAATGCAATGCAGTGCTGAACCAAAAGAAACAGCAGTAATTTTTAATATGCAGGAGCAAATGATAGAGATTAGAGCTTGAAACAAACTAAGCAAAGTAGGAGAGGTTGACAGTTGCAGATTGTGAGGTGAACAGAAGGAAACCTTGTAACAATCTCTTATAAGGCTGCAAGAATTTATCAGCAACTGAGTATGTTAGAAGAAATTACAGTGCACTGAAAATTGTAACAGTGGAATGGAGAATGAGAAAAGGATTATTACCAGAAAAGACAAGGTGGTATAACAAATGATGGGAAAAGGGCCATGTCATAGAGAAACATGGGAAGAAAATATCATGGGATTGGGAGCATACCATAAGAACTTACTGCAAAGCAAGGAGACCGGATCTAACATTAgaagttgaaagaaagaaataaattaatagTGTGGATATGGTGTGCCCAgcagaagaaaataaaatagcaCAAAGAAATGCAAAGATATCAGCAGGTATGCTTTGAGTTGCGTGAAAGACGACAAGGATATAAAGTGTAAAAGATCATAGGATGCTGTGGTGAAGGACTGAGAGAATTAAAAAGAGACCTACCAGAACTATATACAATGAGAAAACAACTGAATTAATAACTAAAGAAATGCAAAACACAGTAGTATGGGAAAGCGACACCACTACCAGAAAGATAATGGCAAGACTGATTAAAAGAAaagtgttgttttcattttgagtTACCACACTTTGTTAGCTAAATTGTTTTCGCagcatgttttaaaatggaatTGATATGGAAGTAACacaggaaaaggaaagaataGGGCCAAATTATATGAAACTTGTACAGGGATTTGTATATTTATAGCCcaaagtaaaatataaaaacaataataatttcttggATGATCAGTTGAATAATTTCTGGCCTTGGGATGATGTGGACTCAATATATAAATAAATGCAGAATACAACAAATTAACTGAACTGGGCGGCAGCCCAGTTGGCTACGTATAAGCCTAGCTGAGGAGCTGAAGCAGAGACTACCGTagacgtccatgtataagccgcactttttttcacaaaattgaagccaaaaatcaagggtgcagcttatccatggatacatctatgtttggagtccTAAAAAAGCTAAtcaatattcataaaacttcttaaggtgccgagaaataaaaataaaagaaactgagagcgtgttgctgcaGTTCATGgacttttttattcagtggtggcCCATAAAGAAGTCTTCAAGTGTTTATCAGCAAATCTTGCTCTCCAAAAGTTCTTTCAAgtgattaattttcgctttactcaaACTAAACATCTGGAGCCAGTCACTGCCCACGCGTATCTTTCTGCCACCTGTGAcaaagtaccacaaaattcgtgAGTACTCGCGAGggaaatggccaactgtttcgtcgttttttttactaccttcatggcaaattcgttgaCTTATTCGTTGAGTTATCAGGCTCTTGTTCTgcatgaagtttttagcctattaagggtttccagacatatttatacaagtggtatccccgaagagctttctgtttatgcccacatgatggccaggccaggctcaggcctaGACTCCTCCtgacatttaaagcttagctccaaagcgcttgtttgtttgtttttcaatgccaaaggaatttcaactttatggcgtgtttcaaagtgataatcttgaaaaatcggattgaaagagcattttaagttaaagatggtgtaaatttcaatgaaaaagaatgtacaacaaatgacatttcgctttccTTAGACTCTATAAAAtttaatgtgaaagatagccacaacttctatgttgGTGTTTTGAAACCTTGactgtttgtccttggttgtttgtagctatacaactttactgaaacttcaaactgttgttgttttttttttccaaattttgtgcTTCAAAATcaggggtgcggcttatctatggacgGCCTTATCAGTGACGCGGAAGAAAAATCCAGTGCGCTATGACTACCACCTTGGTCAAGTTGACTTACAACGCATGAATGAGGAGAAAGATCTTGGTGTCATGACAACAAGCAAATTAATATGGGAAACTCAAGCTCTCATGGTCTCTGCTAGAGCAAATAAGCTATTCGGTCTTCTCCGTCGCACTTGTCCTATGCTGACCGATGTCAAGGTTAGAAGATCTTTGTATCTGGCACTAGTGAAGTCCCAAATGAGCTATGCAAGGTGAACTGTCTTACAAAGAACGACTGATTCATCTGGATTTGCTACCACTTACCTATGACCGCAAGGTCAAGGATTTAGTATTTCTTTATAAGGCTTTGTATGGCTATACTGACATTGATATTAGCTTTATTAAGAGTGTTAGTCATGGCCATTCTCAACGATCTCAATCGAGTGATATAAAATACTTGGAGACGCCCCTCTGTAAAACAGCTACCTATCAGTCCTCTTTCTTTAATCGCTTATGGAACCTCATATGTAAATTAATTCGGCCCTGTGACTTTCTAAACATAAAGACTTTTAAGAACAGTATAACTAATTTGTTTAAAGATGAATTAGCTAATGTCTTTGACCCTGACAAACCATGTTCATGGGGTCTTGCACGAAGCTGTGGATGCCACTGGCAACAATAGTTTGTgtattcataatttttttaaaattttaacaaatttagataGTTAATTTTAACAAACTTAGATAGATAGTCTATgcatatttataattttttaaaattttcaaatttattggGAGGTGCCTCGCATGGGACTCCAAGTCCCGTTGCACCGTaccttttggttgtttttttatttatttattttttttttcaattatttagtTTActcaaatattaataatttagaTAGAGAATTTGaccaataaaatttaataaataaaaaataaataaataagcacgatgcttggaacttggtaaccgagctagctgctaggttggttgggtactggtaaGTAATATCTGGCATGgtacaaagcctggttaccaagttgcaaATGTTCGAAGCAAAaaatgtggctttcgtcaagcagacttgccactttgtagaCAACAAAtttcagttctttattgcacaattgtgctagtgtgtatctacaacattcagcctaacgttaggggataattATTCTTAAAgaattttaacttcaactgctcaagttgatcagggaaaagacaccgtaacttCTACCGTGttaaagtggatgtttgttgccatatgagacaattattatgctaatttgtcctgaacttttttttatctcggtttttgacccatgtacaAGTTGAGGgtgattttttggacagattttgaggccgtaaaaggtcgacttatacacgggtaaatacggtagagGTAACGTggcgaaaaacaaaacatgctttttctgtgttttatagtctgataaaacatgggtttttgaccaatcagagcccGGATAGGGTCCTATTTACcataattaagcaatagaaaatgttttctgtgtttgcatagcctgatataaacacaaaaggggttgggagaatttgagaaagttatgcaaacccgagattaagtctcgggtttgcataactgttgagaattctcccaaccccttaagtgtttatatcaggctatggaAACACAAGAAAAACGTTTGCTagtgcttttataaaataacttcctctaaaagcTTCAATgtgggaaaagatgaaaaaattcattttacaatcaaaACTTCCATTTGAAAATTTGGTGAGTGGCGTGATGTGGTGTGTTTACAACTTGTATATCTTTGcatcacacaaccatgtttactcTCATACAAGCACgcctctcgaccaatcagagtgtGCATACTATCTTAGGAACCTGTCATTATTTATATAGAGGGGAAGGGTTTGGAGAAAAGTGGGGGGCCAAGGCTATTCcaaattagcaaagaggggggggggctattatttttttttctggaacaaAGATAAGGGGGTGTTATTTGATTGAGCAAGAtttataagaagtcaattcaagaaagatAGTCTAGTGAACCAGTTGGATGGAatataaagatatttaaaacaCTGATGCTATGACAAGTAATTTActaccatgacatttgttgtgtcctcaACATATCAActggcaaaaaaaaacaccttatcATCGCTTGTAAAGACCACAAGAAGTAAACAAATAACAAGACACTGGTCTACACGATACAAGATTTTGTAATTTATGAGGTTAGTTCAAGGTCTTCAAAAATCATCTATCACTGGCCTTATAATCATCTAGCCAGTAGATGCGAGGTAGTGGGGGGGGGG
The nucleotide sequence above comes from Acropora muricata isolate sample 2 chromosome 12, ASM3666990v1, whole genome shotgun sequence. Encoded proteins:
- the LOC136892438 gene encoding uncharacterized protein, whose amino-acid sequence is MNTLPGASQLSQSQVNYLEALSEAYKNVSSWDSRQQILSIMTGVATFKEIQGFIPGLTQYRFTTANLHRLQYGRATPVQVNLVTRLRIERKQLDHFLAFITSPHIVQDLPFGEKNLKLSSGEILAVPNVIRTIIPQHIVKQYKQYCAEIGFEPFSESTMIRILLECSASLRKSLQGLDYFAAEGARGFEDLSEVLGKTLSLGASEDEVANLQESLKAGKQYLKGDFKVHISEKCNVPSHCSVYALSDPAEKDHKKSCDHVHGERCSECKGLESTLEEIEKLVSNVTFINDDDHDEAMYLCQKGKESIIAWKCHLLRSVNQDKARLDSIDELDEHTILVINDWAMKFLPQLYRESQTDWFGKRGISWHISVVYRRSKDVLQSQAFIHVVQTCTQGSSAVVLLIQHVIQTLKNEHPEITRCFLYQDNAGCYHSNNTILACPAIEKSTGIKVQRMDFCDPQGGKGAADRMAATAKNHIRIFINEGNDVTTAQQMKDALLSHGGIKGVRVAAADQLEEISIEQPKIQGISKLNNFWFDDKGKLTALRAYDIGKGRSINVNISTG